The genomic interval GCAGATTTTTAAACCACCTATGTCTAGCCTGTTTAAGAACGGTATATTATTGCATTGCTTTTGAGAACCTATTTTGCGACGTTTGAAACACTGAACCGAAGACCCTTAGATCGCATTGAAAATTCTATGCTTGATTTGAGGCTATACTGTATTTGCAGATTTTTAAACCACCCATGTCTAGCCCGTTTAAGAACGGTATATTGTTGCATTGCTTTTGAGAACCTATATTGCGGCACCGTGTCTGCTCAACGATCTTATCCACAGAAAGCAGGCTGTGAATCTCGAGCGTAACCAGAGTTAGCGtctaaaatacaatttcaaagtaaaagaatattgaaaaccaTGCTGTTACCATGCTCGGATACTCGGACCTGAGTCAAAACCTCTTTATAGATAGCAAGCCGGCGGATTTCGTGGGTAACTATAATCAAAGTCTGATACATTACGCGAGCATAAATATTTACCATGCGTTGCGCTCTATTTCCTCATGCGTTTCGCTATAAAgttgctttaaaataaatacactgTATTGTTTAGACAATGCACTAAATccgaaaaacaaaatatcaattttgtgaGCCCTTAAATTCAAAGTTTGTATGTGTTCTTTAATCTAACATTCAATTGAATATAGGAAAGAGAAAAAATCTGATTGGTTCTTAAATCCTATACAATCGTGGAATCCCAAAGCATATGACGTAAGTAAAATATGGGTTTCCATTATATCTCAAAATAACATTACAACACCGCCTTTATACTGATAACAGTTTTCTGAAAATTTGAAACTGGGAAATACTGCGGAGAAaccaatatgaaaatataaatatcaaaacagaAAGGATATATCCTCAAATTGTTTTAGGACTTACAGATACAggtaatgtttttcttttccaAACATTTATAAGATTGATATGTTTGTGCGTGCTTTTTTAAATCCtgtattgtaaacatatatttttttcaaccgAATTaggtatttaaattatttgttaaaatagcattttcatataatacaaCAGTAATCGTATTTAAAATCGTATTTAAAACTACGTTGAATACTATATTGTTTTATGTAGTTCGTTCAGGTAagaatatacatacaaaatcaCTTGAACGGGTTAACAAGCCCAGGTACAACTACCTCGGATGTTTTCTATATGCACTTGCCTATCATTATCACGCAAACTGACTCATAATCATGTGATTTTTTCCTTGTGCTAAAAAGTATTGTGCATTGTAAAATGCTCAATTTTATTGTAGTTGCTTAATTATTTAAgcatgttttacaaaaacagaCAAATAATATAGAAGGCATGAATAACAAATGTTTCATATTCATGTTCTTAATTGTGAATTTTAATTAGTAAACTCATATAGATGCCAACCAACTGCCTACATACTTATATTCATAGCTGAATAATCGTCATATGTATAACAATTTtagtacaaaataaataataataataacagttatCACAAggtaataaattgtaaactattatttgtaaatgaaacgttatttgttatatgtatCTTGTTTCCCTCCAGCAAAATGGCGACTAAAACTAAAGACTGGCGGGCAGAACAAACAGCTTCAAGATGCTTAAAGCACCTTGTACAAGAAAAACTGTTCACAGACGTCAGGTTTATCTTCCCAAATGACAACAATGAGTCCTGCACAGGACACAAGCTAATACTCAGCATGAGGAGTCCTGTTTTTGAAGCCATGTTTTACGGCCCCTTGGCTAAAGACGATGACGAAGTTACAATCAGCGATATCGAAAAGAACACCTTTGAGATGTTGCTGCGGTATGTTCTAATTTATAGTTCTTGAGAACTCGTGTTAATTAAATTCAACGTAATATGCATTtcagttttaatagttttaatcaGTAAATGTGAGCATACAACAGTAAAAATGTGAGAATTCAGTAGTAGAAAAATATCCTTTGGAATATCCTGATATTGCCCGTAATTAATCAAAAATGCTCAATGAAGCGAAAAACGACTTTGTTGAATACGCTGCTATTCAAATATGTCTCTTTACAGATACGTGTATACTGATGAGCTTAAGTTAGATGGAGAAACAGTATTGAAGTGTTTGTATGCAGCAAAAAAGTATTGCATAGACGGTCTGGTAAAGATGTGCTCAGATTTCTTAGAAGCGTCTGTTGCCGTTCATAATGCTTGCTCAAATTATGAGCACGCAAAATTCTACGAACTGCAAGGACTCCTTGAAACGTGCAAAACGTTTATGACGACAAACGCCGAAGATATACTAAAACATGATGATTTTTTCAGTCTAACGAATCAAAGCCTTTCAGAGTTCCTTGCAAATAGGCAACTCAAACCAAACGAGGTACTGTATTTTGATGCCGCCAACCGTTGGTCCGAGAATGAATGCTTAAAAAGAGATATGATGATTAGTGCTGAAAACAAGCAAACGCTGCTTGGTCCTGCGCTAAAGGAAATCAAATTCGGACTGATGACACCTCAAGAATTTGCAGACCTTGTTCCTGAAACAGGACTTGTAAATAAAGATGATCAATTGGATATCTACAGGTGGATAATAACCAAAAAAGTTCGTGGATCGCAAGTATGTGACAAGTTTAAATCATTGCCGCGTCATTCACAGACATTGCCGATAGCATTGAATACATCCAATTGTACCGAGGGAACAACGTTGCTAAATGAATCTCAGTTTACGATACAAAGCAATGAGCCCATACGGATAGCATcgataataatgaaaacaacgaGTTACCAATTGTCATCAGTAACGGTGAGCGAATCTGAAGAGGAAGAACGGCCCATATCTCTCTCAAACATCAACATTCGAGTTTGGAACACATACGATTTCAAAGATTTCGATTTCGAAGAAGATGTAAATGTAAAGGCAAACACAACCGTCACATTCAAGTTCAAAttcaaaaagagaaaaacacacacagacTATGGTTATGTAACTAAAAATGTGAGTCACAAACATTATCATCCCATGGAACCCGAGCATGTCTTTGGTGGGCTGTTAGTGAAATGCACCGAattttcagaatatttgtcaaagataaaaataaagtgTTGTTGACATTAGTTCCGGAAAAATGTTTCTTAACTAGTTATgacttttaatgtttgttgttgtgttaaTCAGTCTTCAGATAGCGTGCTTTCCAAATTATGAACATTGAACCTTAATTTGATTCatgtacattttaatgatataaaatactAATAGGGAGACTTATAAAATAAACTGACGTTTTCCTTTGCAATAATAGTGCGTGATACAAACTGACATACGCTTACAGTGTGAaagaaaaagcatatttttgtaTTCACATCATTAATTTACATACTGACATGAACAGACATCCTTAAAGTGGTAGTCATAATGTTTCGTAGTAAATATGCACATATGTAAATTTACAGCTTTGTATTAagcacaaataaaaaaagaaagtcttttaattaatttgttaCAACATTGGATCGAATATCTCCATGTTTTGTCACTTTTTctggttatatttttatctaGATGGGTGAAACTGGAACTACAAGCTTAGAAGCCGATTCTTATTATGGATTTGTTAATGTCACAAAGAATGAAGTCcgaatgaaaaataaatcattcacCTAGGTTTAGTCTTTGTCCAATGTTCAAGagatttctatttatagaaataattcCAGGGGGCCGGACATTATTCACAAAGCATCTAAGTGACAAACTTTAACTTAGTGGAAAATTGCccttttcattaagttgaatataaaaaaactaaatgtttGTACAACATATGttaataagcaagaaaatggtatAACACCATATCTATTCCTATGAATAAATTGGATGAAAAGCAGAGGTCATTTAAAAGAATTCGTATTAAAATCTACTAAATTCACATTAAGTCGAAACTATTCACAAAGATGCTTAATGAATACGGCTGTAGGGGCCATAATTACGAATAGTCTTATGTCCAAATCTAAGCTCAGACTCAGAAAAcccttttataatataaaaaatccaTTCGTTTTACAAGGTGGGCTATTGAGCAATTTGAAAAAGTAATACACTTTGTCAAAGTTCATCATCAATACTcaacctgaaggaaaattaCAATGGAATTCGGAATTGCAAGTTTGCTACCTAAGTCTGAACTGAAATTTGAGAGGGTGCGTTTTCATGGCCCCAGGTCTATTTTAACCTCACTACTGGTGCACAAATAAAACATGCCGTTGGCATTTTCGTAAAGAATTAGTACAATTTGATCGAATACAAACCAACTATTAAAACTCAatcttaaattcaaaatatgttattcaGGGGTAAAATATAAACCGTATCGAACTCCTGTGCctcaaacataatatttgcttcattttattgggtatttaaattaaatggaaTTCAGGACGTAATACTAAAAGCATTTCTTATGTTAATGCGtacttaattatatatgtttacaaatgagaaaatgtattgcgcatttttaatactaaatttgaatactacagaaacaaggtcagtagcaaaaggtttaaacataaacccggtttaatggagTCACGCACATTACGTATTAACGAAAGAATATTGTTGAAAAGACTTGCAACATTAACGTATCAGTATAACAACTTTTTAATATGGAATCTTTATGGagcataaataaagaaaaaaaataatggctcatttttgtttttataaataattttgccgttttaaacacagactaaGAATGCAGTCAAAAGAAGTCAGGAAGAAACATGAGTAAATTAGTGGTCATAAATCGTCGAGAAAAAGAAATGCACCAATGATAGtcctttaaactttaaaagaaaaaagtttaaaatatatacatatgtataatgatttttgacattttttgttaaaaaataattcagttttaataattatgtccgaagGTCAAAAATAGCCCGATGCGGCTCATATAATGCGACAAATATAAATACACGTTACAGTGTCGATTTAATCGTGATATTAAATGTACTTAATAGGTATTTATAATCTAAACATGTGGGATTCCAACTGCATGGcgtaatatttatattaagtatAATCTAGTAAGACATCTAAAGAATGTGCAACAAAATCGTTTAGAAATAGTGCactatatattttctttctgggcaaaacaaagtattttattttgttcacaaaaatataagtacatCAAACATCATATACTGTTTACCTAAACGTCTACAAAATTACAGACGTAGTTTGTTTCCCAAATAAagaggaaataaataaaacgagAGAGCAcgataataatatttcaaatacgCGCAGGTAACATGTTGATATGATGTGCTTTTGGTATGCAGgcaatgtttttcattatacaCAAAACATCTTTTCAGCAATATAGcgaaacaataacaaataaccATAATTCTGTTCAAAATGAACGCAACAAAATCAAAGTATGAAAGTATGTAGCAAATTCTATCAACTTTGTACCAAATTAACTTTCCCCAACACTCGAAATAGGGGCCATATTTCTGGACGCAAAAACAATTAATCCTTTCCGTTTATCTGCACAAGGCGCCTGATCATCTGTAAAATTCGTTTAATGTTGCAAGTGCAGTTCGAACCTGAAGGTTTTGGAACGCATGCACGATTTGACTCGTATTTCTACAGGTGTAACTTGTCTGACATGCAAGTTTACTGTAGCTTCAATTATTCAATACAgggcccagtagtcaaacattctAATTTCAACACTGATAAGGTAAAACGTGACACTGAACAAgacaaagaaatgtacaaacaccacaaacagacgcATTAAAATAGCTTTACATGTACTAATATCTGATGGGATAACCGCCAtagaacggtcagtgaaacgcCAGCTCACTGGAACACGAGCTTACGTGGGGTTCAAACGAATTTATATGCACATAGCCTTACACTTGTCCTAACATGTAATAAACTTAGAAATATAAGCCTCAGCGTAGCCAAATAGATCATGTGTGTATATTTAGGATTGGAGCATGATTATC from Mya arenaria isolate MELC-2E11 chromosome 7, ASM2691426v1 carries:
- the LOC128240015 gene encoding BTB/POZ domain-containing protein 3-like isoform X1, giving the protein MATKTKDWRAEQTASRCLKHLVQEKLFTDVRFIFPNDNNESCTGHKLILSMRSPVFEAMFYGPLAKDDDEVTISDIEKNTFEMLLRYVYTDELKLDGETVLKCLYAAKKYCIDGLVKMCSDFLEASVAVHNACSNYEHAKFYELQGLLETCKTFMTTNAEDILKHDDFFSLTNQSLSEFLANRQLKPNEVLYFDAANRWSENECLKRDMMISAENKQTLLGPALKEIKFGLMTPQEFADLVPETGLVNKDDQLDIYRWIITKKVRGSQVCDKFKSLPRHSQTLPIALNTSNCTEGTTLLNESQFTIQSNEPIRIASIIMKTTSYQLSSVTVSESEEEERPISLSNINIRVWNTYDFKDFDFEEDVNVKANTTVTFKFKFKKRKTHTDYGYVTKNVSHKHYHPMEPEHVFGGLLVKCTEFSEYLSKIKIKCC